One Nicotiana tomentosiformis chromosome 1, ASM39032v3, whole genome shotgun sequence genomic window, AGatatgttatttgaatatgcttcacctGAATAATTTAGACTCTCTCAAGTTCATTTAGCCTAATGTATTGGTACTTGAATTACTATATTACTGTTTGACATGAGTTTACTTTCCTACTCTactttgaattcctgcaataactGCCTCACATCTGCAATGTGTTATAATCTGTAACTTGCTCCCCTGCTATTGTATCACTCAGCATGTCTTTGGCTTACTTAGTTCCATATCCCTTTAGGGATTATTTGAGACTTTAGAGTGTCTATCTTAATCTGTGTTTCCTTACAATATTTGAGATTGTTTGTCTTAGTGATAAATTGGCATGTCTACTTTCTGGTGTTGTGGAGGATATTCAGCATTATTTGGACCCTTAGGCTTTAACCCTTTAAGTTAGTGCCTTACTCAAACTTGTTTGGTATTATGCATATTTGTATGATAATCTTGTAATCTCAGGAAACTTGACTCTCCTCTTTTATCTCAATGTGTTTTCTGCCAATATGTTACTTCTTGCTAAGTGTTAAACCTATAATAGCAACCTGCCTCTCAGTCTTGTTGACCTTCTTAACTAGTATGTTCTGTGTTTTAGACAACTTTGCTATGCCTGCTCTCTAAAATACGAGTGCATCTCTTCAAATTCTCTCCCTTAACCGTTGTTCTCTAACTCTCATTTGTTGCCTATACTATTCTGAATCTATCATTCTTCGCCGGCtggaagccaaggccactaagactctctctattgacctccctagtgtaagcactgctcggggtccatttgagacccttgtgaactatGAAACACTAGGATTTGGAGTTCTTTGTCCACTCTCTTTACTACTAAGACCTTAGGCGTCTCTGACGCTCAGTTCTTTCCTCATTCTATCTACCGAATATGCAAACTGGGTTGTTTAAGTGATTTATGTGTGATTCATTCAATATTTGGGTCATATGATCAATCTGTggttgtttggtttggtttgagttcCTCTATGGCTTCTAGGCTGTGCTGATAAATATAGTCCTATGTTGGGATCTGGGTatgctatttgtgaagaaagcggttgttgaaggcccaggcaatacTGTGTATCTTTTTTGGGCCTACTATAGGCCTACTGCTATTGCTTGTATAATATGTTGTAATTACATTCatcattgggtctgtaataattttgtaataaacaattgggGGTGTTAGTGAAATCGGGAAATGGGTATACTCTAatgtttgcatgaaagggtagtaaacatgcctatagggttcgcATGGTCTACTTGTTATCCAACCTGCTATATATATGCCATTCAATTTCTATGTGCActggtagaaatcatgccattaagaaaatcacacactcacacaacttgtTTACTATCAAAGCTTAAGTACTCTATTTATTCCCATGTCTACTACTATGTGTcgctagacaacatgcctatggGAAATAAATGCCAATAACTGCCTTTCAATTTGCATAACTGCAGCATGTTTTTAGATATCATGCCGATAGGGTCATGCTAGCTTCTGTTCTACTGGTCATTATCTAGATATCATGTCCATATGTTCCTAATTTATTCACTAGATCTATCGCTCGCCTAGAAAGTATGCCTATAGGGACTAAGTGTTATCAAAATCAGTTTTTAAATGCCAATTATTAGAACTTAGCTACAAAATACTTCCATTCACTTAAAAAGCATGCCAATAGGATCAAACACGAGTAATTTTGAGTATTTCCAATAGTTTTCACCCCCCTGTTACGTAGATcacttagagatcatgtctataggttttaaTAACTTATAATTTGTAACCTCAGCAAACAACTTAGCAGTATCGAATGTTCTTAAACTGTGCAACtgtttagaaatcatgtctataggtttaaagTGGCACCTTACATTTGAAACTGCCTGAACACTTGAAATCAGATCATATAGAAACCATATCTATAGGGCTTAATAACTTCAATCTGTCTCAATTCTGAACTGTCCGGTGTAGAAACCTGTTTtgtgtgcatttgttgcttaagagtggaggctaacttgagcccttaactgtccttacatgaagtccaacttgttttgtatgtcgcctagttttatcattttaagcagcttaagtaaagtctagaaccaccctaaatagaggtccaaggcctcctggaccataggtacggGATGggcagtgcacgcatagggcacgacttagaattgaattagagtgcttaagtaaacaactttaacatagtaatcgggtagtaggagatgatagtctgtgcccgctgaacaATATGAGTAATTccctacctcaagggagttgcgaagtactATTTATGTTTCACGGGGTGATCCTTCAGGCTAAAAAATTTAACCCCCCCCCTCTTCTTTATACTTTTAGCCGTTTAATATAGGCTGTCATAGTTATATCCTTGTAATCCTTATTTCGCATTGTGTTATAAATAAATTTCTTTGACCCGTACTCTCTTTGtttatcttgcctaattataatccaaataatcttaagttcggccgggacacacagttgtggacctcgaacagtgcctaacaccttctctttgaggtaatttgagcctttACCCGTTCTTTGGTAGTGTTGACTAATCAAACAGAGTTATTcgtaaataggtgccctaacgcaccttaaaaatcgttaggtgttgactcttctcttttaatacctccttttaaaagagttgtcacacgttgaAGCCCGGCTTTCGTGAGAAAAATGGGGCGCAACAGCATGGCTACTCTGTTGGGGaaatacttaggctcttaccataatgaacttggcttaggtggattattttcattgttataacatgcacatcctttcccttctccacctttatttgtttaaatttgtttgaacatgcacatcccttccccatTATTTGCTAGGACTGCTCTTTATTTGACTACTATATCATGCCTCTCCCATCCCTACTCCCTTacttgctttattacattctcgcatatattccacgaactaacttcttcctttgtctttctttcttATGCTTTTCATGTTTTAACTTATTACCGTATTTGCTGCCTTTaaatatttatcatgcaaatacttggcaacgtgttattatctctacataaagcatgctccacatcatactccactcgtaccaattatcaacatagcggcatTTTATGAGTGTCCGCACTCTTCTAGAATTACCTTTTTTAAAtcagaaaggcttatttgcggtagactagtcgatcagcggtgcagttgATGggcccgtgcctttccctctcaagttgtccacttgagagtaccagtctagaccattctagaaaccttactccaccataaaatgtacatgcatcatgttaaacctagtatgggttatgACGTTGTTAACGTAatagcccgctaagataagccttgtccaaagtccgacgggatttccacaatcccaatggacactaccatgttatgtgcattacttggagaaaatgtgccaatatgttgatcattattgtgtaAATGTTCGAATCTAAAGGGGGGAAGGGCTAACTTTATTAACTTACAGAAAAcgaagcacgaagtccccaggttcggcatggtctaAAACATCCCACCTCTGCTACTTGATTGGTGGAAAAATCTCGCACCTTGCGATGAGAATCATGTGAGAAGGGTCCTTGGGAATTCGCCGTCCTTGCTAGACATCCGACCAAATAGGGTATTGATTGTggccgctaccatgttctgggatgaggaAAGGGTCATCTTCCgctttggtgacatagaaataactcctctcctagaagaaataggagtcTTCGCTaagctgccatgggatagtccagggTTATTAGTGCAAGAGAATCACACCCCTCTCAGTTTTCTAAAAATGctaggtttcaagaaaaatgatgagttgctttatttgaagaagtcatacatcccatttgaattcctttatgagcATTACGGGCACAGTAAGCCATATCGTCTTCATCATGAGGAACTTGCCATTACCTCTTTAGGTTGGACGCATCGCCAAGTTTATGTATTCATCATTTGCTTCTTGGAtctgttgatatttccaatgaaagggggaaggattcACACTCATTTAGCTAGGGTTGCAAGAACTTTAATGGAAGGCATCAAGGGGCAAACCtacaccatcatccctatgatccTAGCTGACCTCTACCGCACTCTAGATTGGTGCAAGCAGGGGTTCAGACATTTTGAAGGTTGTAATCTATTATTGCAAGTCTGGTTATTGGAACACTTTGAGAGGGGAGAATACCGCCAAGAGCTTCTGCGACGACCGTTGAATGACTACATATcttaccatcacccaaagaaaatgacattcatcCTAGATAGGTTTGCACAACCCGGAGGTGCTGTAAGTTGGGTacatttcttcagcaatctgacagacgagaaggtacattggatgtttgagcgGTTTCCCagcagcgagttcatcatcaggtcgagggatactactcatttggtattgatcgggttgcgaggcatttatctttatgctcctataagggtaatgagataAGCAGGAAGAACAcaggtcatacctcgggtttccaacatgctccagtacaaggcagatttcaaaggGGACATCATTCCTTTCATGTTCGAGGtgcaacatatgtggaaccagaaGGTCATTGTGGAAAGAGAGACTATCGAGCCAGAGAGGTACCATGCCGGTCATGTGTATTTCTATctatcatggttggtagatgatatagcgggagatgtcaaGCCAGGGGTCAATTTGGAAAATAGGATCATTGATGATGCTGCCGAGGCAAAGGTCAAGTATAGAAGGGTTCGCAAAAGGGTTTTTGAGTCTGAAGCTGGAcatctggaacaacataaagtggacatggaggcAATTAATGAATGGAAGGAAATCTCCACTAAGTCCACCgagagattggaatatttggagaaagTGTtgatggagtttgagggaaagatgaggaagaggctttCAGATTGTCAAAACACGGATGACAATGAAGGAGGGCATCCAGCAAAGGCTTACCTATTGTTGGATATGCACGACCTGGGGAACCTGATTGACGGAGTCAATAGAGCCAAACATGGAGAAGGTCCCTCATGGACCAAATAGATTTagcaaatgatgttctttactattTACTAGCTTAgtttagatttcgattgtaataaggtTAAACGCCATTAGTAActtcattattattgttgatttagtaAAAGTTTGGCTTGttttcacattaatgaaatgacgcaatattggcatcaattttctccgagtctatgtgtcgcttaggcctacctcgggcacaatgaggtccctaaTTAGGACACGAATTATTGCATGATTTTACAGAacatgtttaaatactgcaagcattctttcaaatatcccttactgacttggttacctttgtttgtttttatttcttttgattattcccattccccaaggttagttcgtgcatactggcatcatctgcatatcacactagatccagaggtcctccacctcctcctccaccaagtgatcttaaaggcagaagcaaagggaaaggaaTAATGGATGATTTGAGCGTTATCAGAAAAGACAATTCTACTATAGCAGAAaacgttgaaacttcagatggacGATGTATTCCGGCACAGAACGAATTGGTCTTATGCCTGGAGCTACAaggagaacttgagcaggtccgaaacttGGTAAatctttccctcaccctaaacgtccatgatatcaaccaacaaaatCCAAATGCCCAAAACCAGGCACCACCCAAAAACACGCAGAACCAAAATCCACCATCGAATCCTCCTGCACCACATCAATACACCACAACTCCTTAGAACCACAACCCTCCATCAGTACCCACTCTTCAACAACAACACCATCATCCGACtcaaaccaccacttatcacactccccagaatgcgccacaacctactcctgatccccaaaaatcaaccaatgaccacccttatgcccagattcccggagttcaccaaagcaatcccatatgtggaaactttaccctACAACCCACAATAAACCCTATATATACCGAAATCAACCGAGAAGGACCttctcatcaagaacatggcggaagaactcaagaagctcactggCAGAGTCCAGAGTGTCGAAGGTAATAAGGGCATTGGAGGGTTAAATTATGAGGACTTGTGCATTCAACCAGATGTAGAcctgccggagggttacaaacctcccaagttcgaaatgttcgatggaactggtgatccgaaggtacatctaaggacatattgtgacaaacttgtTGGAGTGGGCAAATATGAACAAATCtatatgaagctgttcatgagaagcctcacagGAGATGCTTTGTCTTTGTACATCAATCAGAACCTGAAGAAGTGGGTTAACTGGGTGAGCATAGCgtcagatttcatggatagattAAGGTTCAACACAGGAAATGCACCTgatgttttctacattcaaaatctcaagaagaaaccaacataaacttttcgcgagtatgctactcggtggagatctgaaactgcaaaggtaaggccagtgcttgaagaagaacaaatgaataagttcttcgtcagagctcaagacCCGTAATACTATGAAAGGCTGATGGTTATTGAAACCCATAAattctctgacatcatcaagatgggagaaagaatagaagaaggaattaagagtggaatggtgacaaattttgaagcactacaggacacaaataaagctttgcagtcaggaggtatctctaagaagaaagaagtgggtgctgTAATGGTGGCCCAGGGTCCTAAGtgtcctctcacataccaaacacctccgcCTACATACAAGCCCTCACCCCTCAGATACCAATAACTTGCCACCACCTACCACGCCTATAACAGCCAACCCACATATTATCACTCACCACCACCCGCCTGCTAAAATTACCAAAAATCAAGACCAAACTTTGACCGTAGACTATCCAGACAATACACTCCAAtcgctgaacccatagaccaattGTATGAGGGACTAAAGGCtgctggttatgtcactcccattcccgccGTTTTAATGGAAAACTCTTCTCAGTGGATTaacccaaataagacatgtgcctatcactcaggcatgaagggcCATACCATTGATGAGTGTCGCACTTTGAAGGACAATATTCAGACATTGATCGACACCAAGGTCATACAGGCAGAAAAAGCCGCACCCAATGTTCGTAGCAATCCTCTTccggatcacagaggtgagggagtgaatgtgattGAGATCGATGAGGTATGGGATCCggaagggtcaattggactcattcgagagggggatgatcctaaaacatctccagtcaccctcacgcccattgtggtacaaacccaagcaCCGCTTGAAGTCGAGGTAACCACACCAGCACCGTTTAAAGTTGAGGTAACCACActcttcactgtgatggtagaaCCCACGCCATCTTAAAAGTAtgatgctataccatgggattatatTGCTGAAGcgaaaaggaaaggaaaagcaaaaatgggagaaacaggtATAGCACAAGGATTGACCAGAACTGGCAAGGTTTATACACATGAGCACTTGGGAGGAACAATCAAGGAAGCTGCATCTAAGCCGCCTATCATTGAAACTGGACCTGACAGCCTTTGGAGAAAAGTGCAAGCAACAGAATACTCTGTGGTTGACTATTTGAACAAAACTCCCACTCAGATATCTATCTTGTCACTGCTACAAAACTATGAGACACAcaggaatgccctgatgaaggtgcTGAGTAAAGCCTATGTACCCACCAACATCACTAGTAGGGAAATGGCCAACATGGTCGGGCAGGTACTGGAAAGCCAAAAAATCacctttcatgaagacgagctgccaccagaaggactaagtcacaacagggcactacatatcacagtgcaatttgaggataaaTTCATCGTCAGGGTCCCGATAGATGGGGGTTCAATTCTCAATATATGTCCACTGACCACTCTGAAGAGATTGGGTAAAGGattgcacgagatacgagcaagAAGCATGAATGGAAAGGCGTTTGATAGATCTCATAGAGCCACAATCAAAGAaatcaacctcagcctacagatgggcccaacctggtttgatgttgagtttcaagtgctgGATATATGTGCTACCTACAATCTATTGTTGGGATAGCCCATTGATATATGTCGCTGGGGTAGTGGCCTCTACTCTGCATCAGGCCGTGAAGTTTGAATGGAACCACCAGGTGGTGATCATCCACGGAGACAGAAGTAATCCGATTTATACCAATCTGActgttccggtcatcgagaataggaAGAAGttaggtggagaaacataccatcgcattgagTACGTCAATGCagttgaaaaggacaaatggtggagcaacaagatagaaagcatactactatggacagggtatgaacctggcaagggtctcaGCAAGAacctccaaggg contains:
- the LOC138909972 gene encoding uncharacterized protein, with the protein product MAEELKKLTGRVQSVEGNKGIGGLNYEDLCIQPDVDLPEGYKPPKFEMFDGTGDPKVHLRTYCDKLVGVGKYEQIYMKLFMRSLTGDALSLYINQNLKKWVNWVSIASDFMDRLRFNTGNAPDVFYIQNLKKKPT